The DNA region AAAAATACCGAACATACCGCTTCTAAATTGTTCATATAATAGAGGTTTAGTTTATTAATATTCTCTATTATATCATATATGCCAAATCTTGGAATTTGATAGTTTTACGTATGATCCCTTTTTTGTGACATACTTCTCTGAGTAGAATACCCAAGAAACCCGCCACAGTTAATACCAATATAGCACATTTTAATCATTTTGTCAATATTTACAAATAACTCAAAATATTATACTATTCTATTGAAATAAACTCACTAAACGGGTTTATTAATTTATTTAAAAAATAACTAATTAAAAATCACTCATACTCTTAAAATTAATTCCTTCTTTAATATTTTTACTAATATTAAAGCAATAAGAGTAGAGGATTAAAGGAAAAACAATATGACAAAACTTCCTACAGTAGAGGAGATGTTGAAGGCAGGAATGCATTTCGGGCATCGAACAAGCAAATGGCATCCAAAGATGGAGCCTTTTATTTTTGGCGCAAGAAATGGTGTCCACATTATTGACTTGGTTAAGTCAAAAACTTATTTAATAAAAGCACTAGATTATATGAAGCAAGCAGCTTCAGAAGATAAGGTTATTTTATTTGTTGGTACAAAATCACAAGTAAAACACCCTATGAAAGAAATGGCGTTAGAGGTTGGAATGCCATATATTACAGAAAAATGGATGGGCGGTCTTTTAACTAACTTCCCGGTTGTTAAAAAACTTATCAAAAAATTCAAGGATTTGAATGAAGAAAAAGCGAATGGTAAGCTTGAAAAATATACAAAAAAAGAACAATTAAATTTTGCTAGAGAAACAGTTAAATTGGAAACAAAAGTTGGTGGTCTTGTAAATATGACAAAATTACCTGATGTTGTTTTTGTTTGGGACATCAGAGAAGAAAAGAATGCTGTTCTTGAAGCAAAAAAGAAAAATATTCCTGTAGTTGCTATTTGTGATACAAATGTAAATCCAAAAGATGTTAACTATATTATTCCTTCGAATGATGATGCGACAAAAACAATTAAAATGCTTTTGAACGTTATCAAAGAAACTCTCTTGGAAGGGAAAGCATCAAAAAAAGTTGAATAAAAATTATAAAAAAGTAACTAGTAATAAATAGTAGCTAGTAGTATATAAAAATAAGGTTAGTGGGCCACTAATTACTATCTACTGATTACTTTCTAATTATATGGAAAAAATAAAAGAATTAAGAGACAAAACAGGTGCAGGAATTGTCGATTGCAAAAAAGCTCTTGATGAATCAGACGGAGATATTGAGAAAGCTGTTGAAATATTAAGAAAAAAAGGAATTACAAAGGCTGCCAAAAGAAGTGATAGAGAAACCTCTGAAGGTGTGGTTAAATTTTTGGTAAACGATGAAGGAGATGAAGGTTACATGGTAAAACTTGGCTCTGAAACAGATTTTGTTTCTAGAAATGATAAATTTCAAACACTCGCTGACAATGTTTTAAAAGTAATTGCTGAAAAAAAACCGGAAAGTCTTGAAGAATTATTTGCCCTAGAAATGGACAAAATGGCAGTAAAAGATACTGTTGATAATATGGGCGGGATTATTGGTGAAAAGATTGAAATTGTTGATTACAAAATATTAAAATCAGAAGGAAGTGTTGCCGGCTATTCTCATATGGACGGAAGAATTTGCGTATTGGTTTCAGTCGACAAGAAAGATGAAGCCGATTTAGCTCGTGATATTGCAATGCATATTGCAGCTTCTAATCCAAAATACATGAGTCCAGAAGAAGTGCCTGCTCTAGAAATTGAAAAAGAAAAAGATATTTATAGACAACAACTTTTGAAAGAAGGTAAACCAGAAGCGATGCTAGATAAAATCCTTGTCGGAAAAGTAAATAAGTACTACGAAGAAGTTTGTTTGTTGAAACAAGAATTTATTAAAGATGATAAGAAAAAAGTTGAACAAATTTTAGGTGAAGCTAAGATAGAAGCTTTTTCAAGATTAAGTCTCTAGTTTAATGAGAAAAATAAAAGTACAAATATCACAATGGGATAGAGATGGCATCTTTGATTGTGATGAGGATATTGAACTTGCCCTAGGCGACAAAGTTTTGGTTACTATTGGAGATGAAGAAGAAATTGGAACAGTTACGGACTTTATTGAAAAAGGAGATCAATCCACTGTTGTAAAAGCGAATGAAGGGAAAGACAAGAACGAAGCAAATCCTGATGAGAAAGATTTAAAAAGAACTATCGAAGGGAAGGCTTCTATTGAAGATATTCGAAATCTCCCAGACTCCAATACAAGACAAGCAATGCTCGACAGATGTAAGCAGCTTATCATAGAGCACGAACTACAAATGAAACTTGTTGATGTTCATATTTCTCTTGATAATTCTAAAGCATCTTTTGCTTTTATTGCTGATGGTCGAGTTGATTTCCGTGGACTAGTTCGTGATTTAACAAGAACCTTCAATAAAACAATTCGTCTCCAGCAGTTAGGAATTCGTGATGAAGCAAGAATAGCAGGCGATGTTGGTCATTGTGGAAGAAACCTATGTTGTCGATCACATCTTAAAGAGCTAGCTTCAATTACATCCGACATGGCTGAAGTCCAACAATGTGCTCACAGAGGCTCAGATAGAATATCTGGCGTTTGCGGACGTTTGATGTGTTGTTTATC from Patescibacteria group bacterium includes:
- the rpsB gene encoding 30S ribosomal protein S2; the protein is MTKLPTVEEMLKAGMHFGHRTSKWHPKMEPFIFGARNGVHIIDLVKSKTYLIKALDYMKQAASEDKVILFVGTKSQVKHPMKEMALEVGMPYITEKWMGGLLTNFPVVKKLIKKFKDLNEEKANGKLEKYTKKEQLNFARETVKLETKVGGLVNMTKLPDVVFVWDIREEKNAVLEAKKKNIPVVAICDTNVNPKDVNYIIPSNDDATKTIKMLLNVIKETLLEGKASKKVE
- the tsf gene encoding translation elongation factor Ts — encoded protein: MEKIKELRDKTGAGIVDCKKALDESDGDIEKAVEILRKKGITKAAKRSDRETSEGVVKFLVNDEGDEGYMVKLGSETDFVSRNDKFQTLADNVLKVIAEKKPESLEELFALEMDKMAVKDTVDNMGGIIGEKIEIVDYKILKSEGSVAGYSHMDGRICVLVSVDKKDEADLARDIAMHIAASNPKYMSPEEVPALEIEKEKDIYRQQLLKEGKPEAMLDKILVGKVNKYYEEVCLLKQEFIKDDKKKVEQILGEAKIEAFSRLSL
- the ricT gene encoding regulatory iron-sulfur-containing complex subunit RicT; the encoded protein is MRKIKVQISQWDRDGIFDCDEDIELALGDKVLVTIGDEEEIGTVTDFIEKGDQSTVVKANEGKDKNEANPDEKDLKRTIEGKASIEDIRNLPDSNTRQAMLDRCKQLIIEHELQMKLVDVHISLDNSKASFAFIADGRVDFRGLVRDLTRTFNKTIRLQQLGIRDEARIAGDVGHCGRNLCCRSHLKELASITSDMAEVQQCAHRGSDRISGVCGRLMCCLSYEEEGYKELDKKMPKVGTKVNVDGRKGVIIAQHHLKETVDVEFPAGKGERGTTRVEVDLNRHKKK